GATTTAAAAAATCAGCTCGGCTCAGGCGTAATCGCATTCGCATCAATCTTAGATGAAAAAGTCAACCTTGTCGTTGGTGTAACAAACGATTTAACTACCAAAGTAAAAGCTGGAGAGCTCGTTAATTTAATGGCTCAACAGGTCGGGGGTAAAGGCGGTGGTCGTCCGGATATGGCAATGGCAGGAGGCTCCCAACCAGAAAATGTGGCACAAGCAGTTAAAGCGGCGCAGGACTGGTTAAACAAAAATCTGTAGTACAAGCCGGTTGGTGGGATGCCAACCCTTCCTTGATTGATAGGGATATCTAATAAATGCAAACTAAGGAGATAAAAGATGTTAATCTTGACTCGTAAAGTTGGCGAAAGTGTACTTATTGGAAATGATATTTCTATCACGATTTTGAGTGTACGTGGAAACCAAGTTAAACTCGGTGTAGAAGCGCCTAAAGAAGTATCCGTTCACCGAGAAGAAATTTACCAACGAATTAAACAGATGAAAGATGAACAATTAGACAGTTCATCATAATCGTAAATAATGGATTTTATATTATGAAAGCAATTATTCCTGTAGCCGGTCTAGGTACACGTATGTTGCCTGCCACGAAGGCGATTCCGAAGGAAATGCTCACTTTGGTTGATAAGCCATTGATTCAATACGTGGTAAATGAATGTGTTGCAGCTGGCATAAAAGAAATTGTGCTTGTCACGCATTCATCAAAAAATGCTATCGAAAACCATTTTGATACTTCTTTTGAACTAGAAACAATGCTAGAAAAACGTGTTAAGCGTCAACTTCTAGAAGAAGTGCGTTCTATCTGTCCAAAAGATGTAACTATTATGCATGTTCGCCAAGGTAATGCAAAAGGACTTGGTCACGCCGTGTTGTGCGGTCGCCCACTTGTAGGCAATGAATCATTTGCTGTTGTATTACCTGACGTATTGTTAGCTGATTTCAGTGCAGATCAGAAAAAAGAAAATCTTTCTGCAATGATTAAACGCTTTAATGAAACTGGTGCAAGCCAAATTATGGTAACGCCTGTTCCACAAGAAAATGTGAGTAGCTATGGTGTTGCAGACTGTGGTGGCGTAGTTCTTAATGGTGGTGAAAGTGCAAAAATTAATAACATTGTTGAAAAACCTGCCGTTGAAGAGGCGCCATCGAACCTCGCTGTAGTTGGTCGTTATGTATTTTCTGCTGAAATCTGGGATTTGTTGGAAAAAACTCCTGTAGGTGTAGGAGATGAAATCCAATTAACTGATGCTATTGATATGCTCATTGAAAAAGAAACTGTTGAAGCATTCCATATGACAGGTGAAACGTTCGACTGTGGTGATAAAATTGGCTATATGGAAGCTTTCGTAGAATACGGTATTCGTCACGAAAAATTAGGTAAAGAATTCAAAACCTTTATCAAAAATTTAGCAAAAACGCTATAAATAGCACTAATACAGATAAAATGGACAAAATGAAAGATTTTGTCCATTTTTGTTTTATTATTAATATAGAATATTGCTTAATGCATAAATATGCGCAATAATAGAATAATTAATCAAATTGAAAAGGGAAAGCTATGGCACTTTGGGGTGGGCGTTTTACGCAGGCAGCAGATAAACGTTTTAAAGATTTTAACGACTCATTACGTTTTGATTATCGTTTGGCTGAACAGGATATTCAAGGCTCGATTGGTTGGTCCAAAGCCTTGGTGAAAGTCAATGTATTAACTATCGAAGAACAGCATCAACTTGAGCAAGCACTAAATGAATTACTTATTGAAGTGCGGTCAAATCCGCAAGCAATTTTACAAGATGATGCTGAAGATATTCATAGTTGGGTTGAAAGTAAGCTAATCGATAAAGTAGGTAACCTTGGTAAAAAATTACATACCGGCCGTAGCCGTAATGATCAAGTGGCAGTAGATATAAAACTGTGGTGCAAACAACGTGTGGTTGAATTACAAGAATCAGTACGTAATTTGCAACGACACTTAGTTCAAACCGCAGAAAACACACAACAAGCAGTTATGCCTGGCTATACCCATTTACAACGAGCTCAACCAATCACTTTT
This portion of the Haemophilus haemolyticus genome encodes:
- the csrA gene encoding carbon storage regulator CsrA, producing MLILTRKVGESVLIGNDISITILSVRGNQVKLGVEAPKEVSVHREEIYQRIKQMKDEQLDSSS
- the galU gene encoding UTP--glucose-1-phosphate uridylyltransferase GalU, yielding MKAIIPVAGLGTRMLPATKAIPKEMLTLVDKPLIQYVVNECVAAGIKEIVLVTHSSKNAIENHFDTSFELETMLEKRVKRQLLEEVRSICPKDVTIMHVRQGNAKGLGHAVLCGRPLVGNESFAVVLPDVLLADFSADQKKENLSAMIKRFNETGASQIMVTPVPQENVSSYGVADCGGVVLNGGESAKINNIVEKPAVEEAPSNLAVVGRYVFSAEIWDLLEKTPVGVGDEIQLTDAIDMLIEKETVEAFHMTGETFDCGDKIGYMEAFVEYGIRHEKLGKEFKTFIKNLAKTL